The sequence GCATGCAAAAAATGACCCTCTGTATTCGTTACGGCGAGACACGTTTGTCGAGCTGAATGTTGATTACCACTTTTAACATCCGTTTCTTGGTGTCAGCGCAATCGATCCAGTGCCTGTTCAATATAGCTGCGTGGACAAGCAAAATTCAGGCGCGTAAATTTGTTGTTACCAAAGTCTGCGCCCGGAGAAGGCGCTATGCCTTTATCAAGCATGTACTGCTGTACATCATTCACGCCAAGCCCTGATGCGTCAATCCACGCCAGGTAGGTCGCTTGCCCGGGTGTATAGACAAAGCCGTTTAGCTTGTTGATACCCGTCATTAACAAATCGCGGTTGCCACGTAGATATTCAATTTGCTCTGTTAGCCAATCGTCACATTGCGTAAAAGCCGCGACCGTTGCAGATTGGCCCAAAACCGTGATCCAGGGAAGAATACCGAGCGAAGCCCGGTGAAATTGTTTGCGTATCTCCGGGTCGCGAATAACAGCAAAAGCACTGCCGAGGCCTGCAATGTTGAATGTTTTGCTAGGAGCCATTAGCGTGATGGCCTGCTCGCCGATATTGGGCAGAGTCCCCGCAGGAATATGCCGAGCTTTTTCATCCAGAATCAGGTCGCAGTGAATCTCATCAGAACAGAGCACGACGTTGTGTCTTAGGCAGATTTCTTCGATTTGTGCGAGTTCTTCCGCAGTATAAACAGCCCCGCAAGGGTTCATGGGATTGCAGAACAGAAACAGCTTGCACTTGGGATCCGCTGCTTTTTCTGCGAGTTCATCCATATCCAGTGCCCAGCGATTATTCGCCAGGCGTGTGCCAACCGTCATGGTTTTTAATCGGTTCATGGCGGCAGCCCCCAACATGGGCGGGTAGTTAGGTGTCTGGACCAGAACCTTGTCCCCGGGCGAGCAAAAGGCTTTGCAGGCAACGTGAAAGCTGCTGACCATGCCCGATACCCAGACTAACCATTCTGGTTCAATATCCCAGTGATGTTTACGCGCCAGCCAACCAATCACTGCGTCGTAGAGCTCAGTATTCATCTCGGGCTTGTGGTATCCCAGAATACCGTGATCCAGCTGCTGTTGAACCCTGTCCAGCACCGGTTGTGGACATCTGAAGTCTGCGTCGGCCACCCACATGGGCAATTTGCTTTCGTCGTATTTCACCCACTTCATAGCGTGGTTACTGCGGCGATCGATAATTTGGTCGAAAGGGGAATCCGTCATCGGAATATCCTTGATAAATCGGGCGTTGAAATCAGGCTTTTATGTTGATGGAATTATTCTGCCATAAAAGTGGCTGATACAACGAAAGGTCATGTGATTTTAGCAGGAAGGGTAAAGGCGACCGAGAATGGCAGGAACAGCGGTTTCTACGCGCAAGATGCGGTTTCCCAGAGTCACGGGCTTTAACCCCGCTGCTGACAGCTTTTCGACTTCGTAATTGATAAATCCACCCTCAGGGCCTATTGCCAGGGTGACGGCTGTTTGGGCTGGAAGATCCACAGGGCACCGCTCTTGCCCTTTAGGGTGCGCTACCAAACCTGTTGTGTTCCGGCAAATCCCGGTGAGCTCATCTTCAACAAATGGTTTGAAGCGCTTTTTCAGGATCACTTCCGGTAGCCGGGTATCCATACTTTGCTCCAGCCCCAAAACAAGCTGCGCACGAATCATGTCATCCGCAAGCCAGGGTGTCTGCCAATAACTTTTCTCTACCCGATAGCTGTTGATCAAATACAGTTTTTTCACGCCCATTGAGGCGATCGTTTGCAATATTCGACGAAGCATTTTTGGCCGCGGTAGAGCCAGGATCATAGTCAGCGGCAGAGGGGGAGGCGGAGAGAATGCCAGATCGGTGTGAAGCTCAAGGCTATCGTCATTAATAGCGATCACTGTCGCTGTTCCCATAGCACCGTTGATACGACCTGCCCTGATAGTGTCGCCGGTTTGTATCTTCTGTACATCTCGAAGATGTTGCAGGCGACGCCCAGTCAATCTGGCGTTGTCTCCGTCTGTGAAGTCGCTATCTTCGAGAATAACCAGATTCATAAGTTGAACATAAGAGGGCATTTGAAAGGAATATGGCGTCCCCGAGAGGATTCGAACCTCTGACCTGCCCCTTAGGAGGGGGCTGCGCTATCCAGCTGTGCCACGGGGACGTAAGTTACGCGCGCAGGCATTCTAACAGTAGAGACAATCAAGTTGAATTGCCTTGGGTTGATTTGCGGAAAATAACCAGCACATTTTGTGCTGGTCTATATGGGAATGTTTGGTTACCTGTTTATGGAATACAGGAGCATCGATAGTCTAAGACGCTCTCTAGACGCTGTTTACTCTTGCGATTAACTCTTCGCCGGTTTCTTTGCGTTCGGAATACCGATCTACCAGATAGTCTTTGTGATCACGAGTTAATAAAGTGAACTTCACCAGTTCTTCCATGACATCAACAATGCGGTCATAGAATCCGGACGGTTTCATTCTGTTATTATCGTCGAATTCGGACCAGGCTTTAGCAACTGAAGACTGGTTCGGGATGGTCAGCATCCGCATCCACCGGCCAAGAAGACGCAGCTGGTTAACGGCATTGAAGGATTGAGAACCTCCTGAAACCTGCATGACGGCAAGGGTTTTTCCTTGAGTAGGGCGGACAGCGCCTACCTTTAACGGTATCCAGTCAATCTGGGTTTTCATGATGCCGGTAATAGCTCCGTGACGTTCAGGTGAGCACCACACCTGGCCTTCCGACCATTCCATTAGGCTACGAAGTTCCTGAACCTTGATATGAGATTCATCTGCATCATCTGGTAATGGCAAGCCGGAAGGGTTGTATATTCTTGTTTCACAGCCAAATGTGGTTAGCAGGCGTGCACACTCTTCGATCACCAGTCGGCTAAAAGAGCGTTCGCGCAGAGAGCCGTATAGCAATAAGATTTTTGGTGGATTTACCGAACGCGTTGAGTTTTTAAAATCTGTTTGTGTTTTTAGAAACTGTTTTTCGATATTCAGTAAGTCATTCATGGCGCGAGAATGCCCCTCTGGTTTTATTGGCGTAGGCTACCAGCGACAACATCACGGGCACCTCCACAAGAACGCCAACCACTGTGGCCAGTGCAGCACCAGAGTGAAGACCAAATAATGAAATCGCTACCGCGACGGCAAGTTCGAAGAAGTTGCTGGTGCCGATCAGAGCTGCGGGTGCTGCTATATTGTGGGCTAGATTCAATTTTTTTGCGGAAAAATAAGCCAGAAAAAAAATACCGTAGCTTTGCAGGATTAGCGGTATTGCAATTAACAGAATCACCTGCGGGCTGCTAAGAATAGTTTTTGCCTGAAACCCGAAAAGCAGAACAACGGTTGCTAATAGACCAATCACGGATAGGGGTTTCAGTTTGTGAACGAACCCTGAAATGTGGTTATGTAGCAACTTTCTGGTTAACAGGCCTGCCAGTAGAGGAATTACAACGTACAGAATTACCGACAACGTGAGGGTTTTCCAGGGTACCGTGATGTCTGAAACTCCCAACAAAAAGGCGGCGAGAGGAGCGAAGGTAAACACCATGATAATGTCGTTAACCGATACCTGAACAAGTGTGTAATTCGGGTCGCCATCAGTCAGTTTGCTCCACACAAATACCATTGCGGTGCAAGGCGCCACCCCGAGCAGTATCATGCCGGCGATGTATTCATTGGCATCCTCCGGGTTAACAAGGCCGCTAAACAGGTAGTGGAAGAACAGCCAACCCAGACCAACCATAGTAAAAGGTTTTATCAGCCAGTTGACGACCAGTGTTAGCGCCAACCCTTTCGGCTTCTTGCCGACATTTGCCAGAGAAGAAAAATCGACCTGAATCATCATCGGGTAAATCATTACCCAGATCAGCACCGCGATAACAAAATTAACGTGTGCATATTCCAGTGTAGATATAGCTGAGAATAATGCGGGGGAACCATTGCCGAGTATGACTCCCAGCGTAATTGATAGAGCAACCCAAAGACTTAGATAACGCTCGAATATACCCATCTTAATTTCCCAGGTTATTTAGCAGGTTTTGTTGTTCTGCTGGTGATAAATCATTGATTTTGGCCTCACATAAGGTTGTTGCACGAGCAGCTAACAGGTCGATCAGTCGATAAAATCCGTTGATGATGTCTTCGTCTGAGCCGGACATGGCTGAAGGATCTTTCAAACCCCAGTGAACCTTGATGCTATCGCCAAACCAGATAGGACACTGTTCGCCGGCTGCTGAATCGCAGACAGTAATGACCACGTCGGGTTTCCAGTTTTCGTGTTGATCCCAGGACTGGCTCGACAAGTTGCCAGTGGGAATACCCTTGTCACGCAGTGTTTTAAGGGAGAGGGGATGTACCTCTCCTACCGGTTGACTGCCGGCTGACCTTGCGACAATAGTGCCTTTACAGACGTGATTAAATACCGCTTCAGCGAGGATGCTTCGGCAGCGGTTATGCGTACAAATAAATAGTATTTTCATAGGTTAACAACATTGTTCTTTGCGCTGAGGACGATTGCCCATTTGCTTTAATCGCTGATCAGCAGATTTCAGGTAATCTTTATTTTGGGCACAGGTTTGCACAAGTACGTCTTTTGCCCACGGGGGTAGTTCGGGGTTTATTTGATAAAAAACCCATTGTCCTTCACGCCGGTCTTTTAACAGCTCGCATTCTCTGAGCTGTGCCAGGTGGCGAGATATTTTTGGCTGGCTTTCGTCAAGAGCGGTTGTTAATTCACAGACGCACAGCTCGCCTTCCTGCTGGATTAACAAGATAGACTGCAGTCTGGTCTCGTCAGCCAGGCATTTGTAGAATTGAAGAGGCGTGATATTCATATATGAAAAATCATATATATGTTTTTTCGTATATTCAATAGTGGTTTGTTACTTTCTGCCGGGGTTGCCAGACTCGATCAACAGGGAGTGGTAATATTTCCACCCATGATATTAAGGCTATATAGTTAACAGCGAGGACAGAAAGTGCCAGACAAGCAGTTTATCGATGCCCAGCAATTACTGGATGACTCTTTCTCGCTAGGGCTACAGGTTCTGGAGAGTGGTTTTCGGCCTGATTTTATTGTGGGCGTCTGGCGTGGAGGAACGCCAGTGGGCATTGCTGTGCAGGAATTGCTGGAATATTGTGGTGTCAGTACAAACCATATTGCCATTCGCACTTCTCTGTATACCGGTATTGATCAGCGGGCAGGGCATGTCCGTGTGCACGGATTGGGCTACGTGACAGAAAATATCCGTCCTGGTGATAGTTTGCTGATTGTTGATGATGTCTATGATACCGGGCTGAGTATTCATCAAATTATTCACGACTTCGAGGTAGCGCTTGGGGTCGATACACACGAAATCCGTGTTGCGACGCCTTATTTCAAGCCTGCCAATAATCAGTCCGAACGGGTGCCCGATTATTACCTGCACGAGACTGACCAGTGGCTGGTGTTTCCGCATGAGTTGAGTGGGTTAAACGCCACAGAAATCATAGCGCGAAAGCCGGGTATTCACGCCTTGAAAGACAAGCTTCTGGAATTGTCCGGGGTGTAGAGTTAGCCCATCTCAGGGCTTGGTTTTTCTGGATAACCTCTATTGAAGGTTAACTACTGGTGGAGTAGAAAATCTCTGGCAGTATTCAGTTTGGATGCCAGATAGTCGTTACCGCCCCTGTCGGGATGAAGTTTTTGCATCAATTTTTTGTGTGCATGGATAATCTCTTCCCGGCTGGCTCCGGGCGCCAATCCGAGCAGTTGCCAAGCCTCTTCCTCTGTCATATTGCCACTGCTGGGTGGAGGTTGTGTATCTCTTGTCTGCTGGTGTTTTTTTCGCAACCAGGGCAGCAAGATAGGCAGGTTTCTCAGTGCCAGCCCCAGCACACCTTTGAGTAAGGGGAGAGCGGCTGTTACTGCGGCTGCAATCCAATGAACGCGTCCTGTTGCAACGAGCAATAGCACAATGCAAAACAGTGCCCAGAAACCGGAATTCAACAAAAACTCCTGTTTCTGTTGGGGGTTCCGCTTTTTATATTCCAGCCAGAATAAATAACCCAGTATGCCTACGGCCAGTATGATGATGAGTCTGGACATGATGAGTAATAGTCTCGGTATCGATTGCTCTTTGAGTGATTATGCACTGTAAAAACTGTTTTGTGTGCAAGAAAAAAGCCCCACTGGTGTGGGGCTTTTCGCACAACGGCTGGTTAGCCGTTAGGCCACTTCAACAATTTGTTCTGCAGCAATTCGTTTGCCTTCTTCCGCAGATTTCTGGAATGACGCAATCTGGTCGAAGTTCATGTAGCGGTAGATTTCCGCAGACATTGAATCGAGATTTTTCGCGTACTCCATATACTCCGCTGGCGTTGGAAGACGGCCAAGAATACCGCCAACCGAGGCGAGCTCTGCTGATGTCAGGTAAACATTGGCTCCGTCACCGAGGCGGTTTGGGAAGTTACGGGTGGAGGTCGACAGTACCGTAGTCCCTGCTTTTACGCGTGCCTGGTTGCCCATGCACAGAGAACAACCCGGCATTTCGGTGCGTGCACCCACTTTGCCATAAATGTTGTAATAACCTTCTTCCATTAGCGTATGTGCATCCATCCGGGTGGGAGGGCAGATCCAGAAGCGGGTATTAATGGAATCAGCATTATCCAACAGTTTTCCGGCAGCGCGGAAGTGGCCGATATTGGTCATGCAGGAGCCAATAAAAACTTCATCAACCTTGTCGCCAGCCACTTCAGATAGCAGTTTGGCATCATCCGGATCATTCGGGCAGCAAACCACAGGCTCCGTCACTTCAGCCAGATCGATCTCGATAACTGCTGCGTACTCGGCATCGGCATCGGCAGACATCAGGCTGGGGTTGGCCAGCCATTCTTCCATTTTGCGAACGCGACGTTCAAGGGTACGCACATCGCCGTAACCTTCGGCAATCATCCAGCGCAGCAGCGTGACGTTAGAGCGCAGGTACTCCGATACGGAGTCTTCGCTCAATTTAATGGTGCAACCCGCTGCAGAGCGTTCTGCTGAAGCGTCAGATAGTTCAAAGGCTTGTTCAACAGTGAGGCTATCCAGACCTTCAATTTCAAGGATGCGGCCAGAGAAGAAATTCTTTTTGCCTTTCTTCTCAACAGTTAGCAGGCCTTCCTTGATACCGTAGTACGGTATTGCATGCACAAGATCGCGCAAGGTGATACCGGGCTGCATTTCACCTTTGAAGCGAACCAGCACAGATTCAGGCATGTCCAGCGGCATTACACCTGTAGCGGCGGCAAAAGCAACCAGACCGGAACCACCAGGGAATGAAATACCCATTGGGAAGCGAGTGTGTGAGTCACCGCCGGTACCCACAGTGTCCGGCAATAACATGCGGTTCAACCAGCTGTGAATAATGCCATCGCCAGGACGCAGAGAAACGCCGCCACGATTCCTGATAAAGTCAGGCAAGGTGTGTTGAGTGCCAATATCCACGGGTTTCGGGTAAGCCGCAGTATGACAGAACGATTGCATGACAAGATCAGCAGAGAAGCCCAGACAAGCCAAGTCTTTAAGCTCATCACGGGTCATTGGCCCTGTAGTGTCCTGAGAGCCAACTGTAGTCATTTTAGGCTCACAGTAGGTGCCGGGGCGAATACCTTCAACACCGCAGGCTTTACCCACCATTTTCTGGGCCAGGGTGTAACCTTTACCAGTATCTTCTGGTTGGTGAGGCTTGCGGAACAAGTCCGAAGCAGGCAGGCCCAGGTGCTCACGGGCGCGCTGGGTCAGGCCGCGACCAATAATCAAATTAATACGGCCATCAGCCTGCACTTCATCGAGAATAACGTCGGATTTGAATTCGAATTCAGAGATGACTTCGCCAGCTTCGTTCAGGATTTTGCCATCATAAGGACGAATTTCAATTACGTCACCATAATTGATATTGTCTACCGGTGCTTCGAATACCAGCGCACCAGCATCTTCCATGGTGTTGAAGAAAATAGGTGCTACCTTGCTACCGATACAGATACCGCCGGAGCGTTTGTTTGGAACACCAGGCATGTCCTCACCAAAGAACCAAAGAACGGAGTTAGTGGCAGACTTTCGTGAAGAACCTGTGCCGACAACATCGCCAACAAAAGCAACTGGCATCCCGGTTGCTTGAAGCTCTTCAATTTGTTTCATTGGTCCGACAACACCATGCTCTTCAGGCGTCAGGCCGTCGCGGGTCATTTTGTACATGGCTTTGGCATGCAGCGGAATATCCGGTCGCGACCAGGCATCCTGTGCCGGGGAAAGGTCATCAGTGTTGGTTTCACCAGTCACCTTGAATACTACAGCCTTGATGCTTTCGGGTACGGCATCGTTTTCAGTAAACCATTCACCGTCGGCCCAGGATTGCAATACAGCTTTGGCGTGCTCGTTACCGGCATCAGCTTTTTCTGCCACATCGTGGAAGGCATCAAATACCAGCAACGTGCCTTTCAGTTCTTCTGCGGCCTGGGCAGCAAGCTCTGCGTCATCCAGCAGTTCAACCAGTGTTGCTACGTTGTATCCGCCGTGCATGTTGCCCAGCAGAGTGACTGCCTGGCTGCGGCTGATCAGTGGCGAGGAGGCTTCGTTTTTAACAATGGCACTCAGAAAACCGGCTTTGACATACGCAGCCTCATCAACACCGGGTGGAACTCTGTTGCTGATCAGGTCAACCAGAAATTCCTCTTCACCAGCCGGTGGATTTTTGAGAAGTTCCACCAGAGCTGCGGTTTGCTCCGGGTCCAGAGGTTTGGGTACAACGCCCTCTGCAGCGCGTTCTGCTACGTGTTTACGGTAGGCTTCGAGCACAATTGAATCCTCATACTATCGGTCGAATAAAAGGGGTCAGCAAAATCTGCAAATCAGAAAATTGTTGACTACTTCAGGAAGCGCGGCATTTTACTACAAATACCCTTATTTCGCATGGGTGTTTCGGAAATATTGAACATTTATCCCGTGGATTATTTGGTAAACTGGCCGATCTATAACAACAACGTAATTTAACCAATAACAATTATTTTAAGGCAGACAGTATGTTAAAACTCCATGGTTTGGTGATTAGTAACTATTACAATATCGTTAAACTCGCTTTACTGGAGAAAGGATTCGACTTTGAAGAGGTACATGCAGCACCTTCGCAAGAAGAGAGTTTTCTGGCAATAAGCCCTATGGGCAAAATCCCTGTTCTTGAAGCCCGAGAAGGTTTTCTTTCTGAAACATCCGCTATTTTGGAGTTTCTGGAAGAAATTAACCACGAAATCCCGTTACTGCCTGAAGATCACTACGCTCGCAGTAAAGTCAGAGAGCTGATGAAGGTGTTTGAGCTGTATATCGATCTCGCTATTCGGCCACATATTGGTGCAGTTTTTGGTTGGCATGAACTCGATGAAAGCCGCGTGCCTGCAAGCAGGGCACTGCTTGAGCAAGGGTTGGCGGCAGTCGAACGTATGACCTGTTTTGAGCCCTATTTACTGGGGCGTGAATTTAGTGCGGCTGATATTTATGGCTATTACACCCTGGATCTTGCCCAGGTTGTTGCTCAACATATATTTGAGCAGGATATCTACAGCAGCATGCCCGGCTTGACGCAATGGAGAGATAAGATTGCCGCAAGACCATTAACCCGCAAAGTTGATGCTGCTGCAGCGGAAGCTAGAAGCAAACTCGCCAAAACCTAATAAGTCAATTTAAGTTTTTTATATAACCTATTGTTATTTATATTTTATTATGGATAAGATTTTACAGTTTTTGGGTTGCGAGACACCTCGGGAATGGATCGATCAGGCTTTGCAGTACCCGGAAGAGCTGCTGATCGATCATGCTAACTGCGAAAAGAAAGCCGCAAGTACCGCATTGAATCTGATTTATCGCTATATCGATAATCTGGAGCTGCTGAATAAAATGTCGAAGTTGGCGAGAGAAGAGTTACGTCATTTTGAGCAGGTTATTGCGATCATGAAGAAACGCAAGGTCGCGTACCGTGCGCTCAGTGCTTCCCGATACGCTGCAGGAATGCGGACACTGGTGAGAACCCATGAACCGGCGAAGTTAATTGATACCCTGATTGTCGGTGCGTTTATTGAAGCCCGTTCTTGCGAACGCTTTGCCAAATTGGCGCCATATCTTGATGATGAATTGCAGAAATTTTACCTGTCGTTACTAAAATCAGAGAGCCGACATTATCAGGATTACCTGGGGTTGGCCCGCAAAGCTGCACAGAAAAATAACTCGAAAGAAGATGTCGACGCACGCATTCAGATTTTTAGAGAGCAGGAGCGAGCGTTGATAGAATCACCCGATACCGAATTCCGGTTCCATTCCGGGCCGCTTGTGCAATAGCATCTTGCCTGAGGAAAGAGCTATGGTGCCCTCTGGATAAACGTTAGCTATTAATATAAGGATGAAAACAGGATTTCCTCATGTGTGAATTACTTGGTATGAGCGCCAATGTGCCAACTGATATTTGCTTCAGTTTTACCGGGCTCACGCGCCGCGCCGGAAAAACGGGGCCTCATGTGGATGGCTGGGGGATTACTTTCTACGATGGTAAAGGCTGTAGAAGTTTTAAGGATACATTACCTGCCAGTGAATCAACGATCGCGAAATTTATTCAGAATTACCCCATTAAAAGTTGTGCTGTTATCAGTCATATCCGTCAAGCCAACGTCGGCAGTGTGGCGCTGGAAAACACCCACCCTTTTACCAGGGAGCTGTGGGGCAGGGAATGGACTTTTGCGCATAACGGCCAGCTGGAAGGTAGTGAGGGTCTGGAATTCCGATTCTTCCAACCCGTGGGTGATACCGACAGTGAACGCGCGTTCTGCTGGTTGCTGAAACAGCTCCACGAGCAATACCCGCAGGCGCCGGATAATTTCAGGAATATTTTTGACACGCTGGTCGATAGCTGCCACCGCCTGCGTGGAATGGGCGTGTTCAATATTCTGTTAACCGACGGCGAGTACGTTTTTGCCTATTGCTCAAACAACCTTCACTGGATTACACGCTGCGCGCCCTTTGGCGAAGCCAGACTGATTGACGAAGAGATGCGTGTGGATTTTTACCAGGAGACCACGCCTAATGACATTGTTACTGTCATTGCCACCCAACCACTAACAGATGACGAGGCCTGGCAGAAAATGCAGGAGGGTGAGGCGAGGCTGTTTCGTTTTGGTCAGTTAGTTGAATTTTAGCATTGTGATTGATTCTGTTTGTGGTAGAAGCGAGCAAGACAATCAGAATGAAAGAGTGTCGAAGATAACAGCGGAACATCTCTTTCGTTTTTATTTTTTGATAACGCCAAAGGTGTTATAAACATGCTCTCAGGAATCAATTATAAAAAGGAAGAAAAATGTTAAGCGCAGGATTGTCGGCTTTTGTTGTATTTATGCTTATTAAACTTCTGGAACGAAAAACGGAAGAAAGCCACATAGACGGTTTTATTTCGTTTGTATTTGTCATTGTTCCCTACATGATTATGTTTCTGATAGGGCTTGCGGTAGCTATTTTCGACCTCCCGGAGTGGTTTACTTATATAGGGTCGGTTTTTTTCTTTGGTGTTCCTCTCTTTATGTTGAAATATCAGTTCGAGTTTAGCTGGTCTAAATCTGCAGGTTATGCCTCCGCTATTTTGGCCTGTGTTATCACCACCGAAATGCTTTTTATGACAGTCTTTCAGGGTCTGAATACATAACCATCGGTCACGAGTCAGTCAAAAACTGCAGGTCAGGGCCGCATCAGAAAAGTAGCAAATTATGTCGTTGGGTCGGGAAGGGAACAGCGATGCAGGTGTTTTGCGTTGCAGTAGTGCCTCTTATCATTGGTCAGCACCTGTGGTGTTGAATTAAAGAGACTGCGAGCGGGCTCGCTCCAAGGGCAAAACCATACCAAAGAGATTGGGCTACCGGCCCTTAAACCGGCCAATAGCTGATTACCAGTGCCATAATCAGAAAGCGGCCAACATGAAAGCCGCAGTCAATCAACCAGAGTGCCAGACTTCTGTTGGCAAACTGATAGTTGATACCCATTGAGGCGGATACGAAAGCTACGCTAATCAGCAATGCCAGTGGTATGGACAGACCTGGAGCCGGATTTGGCCCCATCACATGGGCGAAGGCAAAAGCGGTAAACAGGGTGATGGAAAATGTCAAAGTGTAAACTCTGAATGAGGTGGCAGAAGCCTGAATGGGGTTGATTTCCACTTCACGGCACCAGCGTTTCCTAAACAGTAGGGGTGAATACCAGAGAGCGCCAAAGACAAAGCTGGCTACGGCTGCGGCTAATATGGGGTAAAGGTTAATGACGGGCATAGTAGGGTCCTTGTCTGTCGCAGTATGAGTTTGGCTGGGCGATCAGCTTACGATCTGGTGCTGTGTGAATGACGTTGACGCGATAGCAGTTTTGCAGCGCCGATTAATCGGCGAATGGCTTTGAACAGCTGGGCGCAGATAGTCAAAAACAGCAATGGCACGATACCGCAGGCCATGCCGAGAATGATGGATACCTGGTTTAACACGACGGTGTGGGTAAAGTGTGTCCAGACTTCTTGCTGTATGTCGGCAAGCGGTTCGATCAGAGCATAATAATAGGGGCTGTAAGCCGTCTGATTAAAGCGCGCCAGTGCTTGTACCAATGTCGCGCGGCGTTGATAGAGCTGCTGGATATTGTGGCCGCCGGCATTGAATACCGGGTCCGGGCTATTCAGGTAATGTGTGATCAGTTCTTCCAGGCTGCCGCTGAAGTATTTGTCGGCATCATTTTGAAACGCGTTAAGACTTAATTCAGACTCGCTGAGGTGGGCAATCAGGCTCTTATGGTACTGATCGACGAATGCTGGCACCTGCAGCCCGGCAAGCAAGCAGGCACTGAAAAGCATTAGCCTGAAATATTCAGTCAGCTTGGACGCCATGAAAGTTGCCGGTTTCCGGTTCTGGAGCGAGATGACGGGTTGTTAGTCATTGGCATGTTCAATTTCGTCGAGGCTGAGGCACATAAGTTCTTTCCAGGCGTCGCTCATAGTCGATTGCCATTGCTCGAGTAAAGGTGAGGTGGCCTGTTTGCTGTCCATGTGGTTTTTTAATGTCAGATACTTGTAAGTGAAGGCTGAGGCTCTGGCGTTGACGACACAGTGAATGAATACCTTTTCCCCTTTAAGGCCGTCCATGACGCCAAAAAACTGCTTTACCTGTTTTGCAGTAGGTGCATTAAAAGGAACCGGGATATGAAAATAGGACATCCCCCTGGAGCAAACGATACTTCCCTCATCAGCAATCGCATTTTCGGAATTATGCATGGCCAGGTTGATAACGGCGCTAAATCCGGCATCAGCGATCTGGGAAATCTGATCGGTAGTCGGTTGCCCAGCCGTGCAGATGTCGGCTGTTGGCTGATGAAGGTTGGGGAGTTTATCCATGCGGATGACCTCTTGAGTGGTTAACGGGGAGGGCAATGCAATCGAAAAGCCCGGTAGTTGTTATTTATAAATGGGCGATGGCCCGATAGCCAGAATGCTGTGGCAATCAATACTAGATGATTTTGCGAGTAGATGAAAAGGATGAATAATTAATTTTGAGTACATAACAGGGAGTCGTTATGCGTCAGAGATCAAATTCAAGTAACTGCAGATCGCTGTTGGCTGTATCGACCAGCCAGCCTGTTTTATGCCAGTCACCCAGC is a genomic window of Pseudomonadales bacterium containing:
- the acnB gene encoding bifunctional aconitate hydratase 2/2-methylisocitrate dehydratase, which codes for MLEAYRKHVAERAAEGVVPKPLDPEQTAALVELLKNPPAGEEEFLVDLISNRVPPGVDEAAYVKAGFLSAIVKNEASSPLISRSQAVTLLGNMHGGYNVATLVELLDDAELAAQAAEELKGTLLVFDAFHDVAEKADAGNEHAKAVLQSWADGEWFTENDAVPESIKAVVFKVTGETNTDDLSPAQDAWSRPDIPLHAKAMYKMTRDGLTPEEHGVVGPMKQIEELQATGMPVAFVGDVVGTGSSRKSATNSVLWFFGEDMPGVPNKRSGGICIGSKVAPIFFNTMEDAGALVFEAPVDNINYGDVIEIRPYDGKILNEAGEVISEFEFKSDVILDEVQADGRINLIIGRGLTQRAREHLGLPASDLFRKPHQPEDTGKGYTLAQKMVGKACGVEGIRPGTYCEPKMTTVGSQDTTGPMTRDELKDLACLGFSADLVMQSFCHTAAYPKPVDIGTQHTLPDFIRNRGGVSLRPGDGIIHSWLNRMLLPDTVGTGGDSHTRFPMGISFPGGSGLVAFAAATGVMPLDMPESVLVRFKGEMQPGITLRDLVHAIPYYGIKEGLLTVEKKGKKNFFSGRILEIEGLDSLTVEQAFELSDASAERSAAGCTIKLSEDSVSEYLRSNVTLLRWMIAEGYGDVRTLERRVRKMEEWLANPSLMSADADAEYAAVIEIDLAEVTEPVVCCPNDPDDAKLLSEVAGDKVDEVFIGSCMTNIGHFRAAGKLLDNADSINTRFWICPPTRMDAHTLMEEGYYNIYGKVGARTEMPGCSLCMGNQARVKAGTTVLSTSTRNFPNRLGDGANVYLTSAELASVGGILGRLPTPAEYMEYAKNLDSMSAEIYRYMNFDQIASFQKSAEEGKRIAAEQIVEVA
- a CDS encoding glutathione S-transferase family protein; this translates as MLKLHGLVISNYYNIVKLALLEKGFDFEEVHAAPSQEESFLAISPMGKIPVLEAREGFLSETSAILEFLEEINHEIPLLPEDHYARSKVRELMKVFELYIDLAIRPHIGAVFGWHELDESRVPASRALLEQGLAAVERMTCFEPYLLGREFSAADIYGYYTLDLAQVVAQHIFEQDIYSSMPGLTQWRDKIAARPLTRKVDAAAAEARSKLAKT
- a CDS encoding tRNA-(ms[2]io[6]A)-hydroxylase; the encoded protein is MDKILQFLGCETPREWIDQALQYPEELLIDHANCEKKAASTALNLIYRYIDNLELLNKMSKLAREELRHFEQVIAIMKKRKVAYRALSASRYAAGMRTLVRTHEPAKLIDTLIVGAFIEARSCERFAKLAPYLDDELQKFYLSLLKSESRHYQDYLGLARKAAQKNNSKEDVDARIQIFREQERALIESPDTEFRFHSGPLVQ
- a CDS encoding class II glutamine amidotransferase produces the protein MCELLGMSANVPTDICFSFTGLTRRAGKTGPHVDGWGITFYDGKGCRSFKDTLPASESTIAKFIQNYPIKSCAVISHIRQANVGSVALENTHPFTRELWGREWTFAHNGQLEGSEGLEFRFFQPVGDTDSERAFCWLLKQLHEQYPQAPDNFRNIFDTLVDSCHRLRGMGVFNILLTDGEYVFAYCSNNLHWITRCAPFGEARLIDEEMRVDFYQETTPNDIVTVIATQPLTDDEAWQKMQEGEARLFRFGQLVEF
- a CDS encoding DUF1761 domain-containing protein; translation: MPVINLYPILAAAVASFVFGALWYSPLLFRKRWCREVEINPIQASATSFRVYTLTFSITLFTAFAFAHVMGPNPAPGLSIPLALLISVAFVSASMGINYQFANRSLALWLIDCGFHVGRFLIMALVISYWPV
- a CDS encoding DUF2937 family protein; translation: MASKLTEYFRLMLFSACLLAGLQVPAFVDQYHKSLIAHLSESELSLNAFQNDADKYFSGSLEELITHYLNSPDPVFNAGGHNIQQLYQRRATLVQALARFNQTAYSPYYYALIEPLADIQQEVWTHFTHTVVLNQVSIILGMACGIVPLLFLTICAQLFKAIRRLIGAAKLLSRQRHSHSTRS
- a CDS encoding protein tyrosine phosphatase family protein, which codes for MDKLPNLHQPTADICTAGQPTTDQISQIADAGFSAVINLAMHNSENAIADEGSIVCSRGMSYFHIPVPFNAPTAKQVKQFFGVMDGLKGEKVFIHCVVNARASAFTYKYLTLKNHMDSKQATSPLLEQWQSTMSDAWKELMCLSLDEIEHAND